Proteins encoded in a region of the Perca fluviatilis chromosome 6, GENO_Pfluv_1.0, whole genome shotgun sequence genome:
- the LOC120560359 gene encoding lymphocyte antigen 6G-like has protein sequence MQFYGALILFLTLSAACGLTCYHCQGKNCADKLTCPIGLDRCSSIELNGVIVKSCMTSELCRSPIKCCESDLCNSAVPTGSSVLLLLVSSAIITLFL, from the exons ATGCAGTTTTATGGAGCTCTGATCCTGTTTTTGACTCTGTCTGCAG CATGTGGATTGACTTGCTACCACTGTCAAGGCAAGAACTGCGCAGACAAGTTAACTTGTCCTATTGGCTTAGACCGTTGTTCCTCCATCGAATTGAACG GTGTCATTGTGAAGAGCTGCATGACGAGTGAACTATGTCGCAGCCCCATAAAGTGCTGTGAGAGCGACTTGTGTAACAGCGCCGTACCCACTGGTTCCAGTGTCCTCCTCCTGCTGGTTTCCTCAGCCATCATCACACTCTTTCTCTAA
- the LOC120560362 gene encoding izumo sperm-egg fusion protein 1 isoform X3, with protein sequence MLLVLVSLLCCVPAAKACLQCDRRIRLLLEDFVLSAPTVNNQIEMKKICDHAYVTYRETSWERKGVIDPTTLYRARTEYQSEFDRFLKTKHTGSVTFEAIQILEKGRKILEKHLDTFIRDGLCPNKCEYPVLAEEGGQAVLNCFLPWHRLLLGRPEYHYSWVPGVPATEKLIERDFKALVVTDDSSVVLNQLHVDEQGTYRCSLQDQSGTVFYQVTFLLAVCHLPDQTHRPMITLPSLPHGDNYSPFQPTAGLLVPAIVMVTVLSLAASVGLLVVLGMMMSQRRAAEEPSRRRKEGKNTHNTV encoded by the exons ATGCTGCTGGTGCTGGTGTCCCTGCTCTGCTGTGTCCCTGCAGCCAAGGCCTGTCTGCAGTGTGACCGCAGGATCAGGCTCCTACTCGAGGACTTTGTGCTGTCTGCTCCCACTGTGAACAACCAGATTGAAATGAAAAAGATTTGTGATCATGCATACGTGACCTACAGAGAGACCAGCTGGGAGCGAAAGGGAGTCATTG ATCCCACCACTCTGTACAGAGCCAGAACTGAGTACCAGAGTGAATTTGACCGCTTCTTGAAAACCAAGCACACTG gatcTGTAACATTTGAAGCCATTCAGATCCTGGAGAAGGGCAGGAAAATCCTAGAAAAACACTTGGACACATTTATTCGTGATG GATTGTGCCCCAACAAGTGTG AGTACCCAGTGCTGGCTGAGGAGGGAGGCCAGGCAGTGTTGAACTGTTTCCTTCCATGGCATCGTCTTCTGTTGGGAAGACCAGAGTACCACTACTCCTGGGTCCCCGGCGTGCCAGCAACTGAAAAG ctgatCGAGCGTGACTTCAAAGCCTTGGTAGTGACAGATGACTCATCTGTTGTCTTAAATCAGCTGCATGTGGATGAACAAGGAACATATCGCTGCTCTCTGCAAGATCAAAGTGGAACCGTCTTCTACCAAGTCACTTTCCTACTCGCTG tctGCCATTTACCTGACCAAACACACCGACCCATGATCACTCTGCCCTCACTCCCCCACGGAGACAACTACTCACCTTTTCAACCTACTGCAGGCCTGCTGGTGCCAGCCATCGTCATGGTTACTGTTTTGAGTCTGGCAGCGAGCGTAGGCCTCCTAGTTGTCCTGGG AATGATGATGAGTCAGAGGAGAGCCGCTGAGGAGCCGAgcagaaggaggaaggagggaaaaaacacacataacacagtgtga
- the LOC120560362 gene encoding izumo sperm-egg fusion protein 1 isoform X2, with translation MLLVLVSLLCCVPAAKACLQCDRRIRLLLEDFVLSAPTVNNQIEMKKICDHAYVTYRETSWERKGVIDPTTLYRARTEYQSEFDRFLKTKHTGSVTFEAIQILEKGRKILEKHLDTFIRDGLLKQRVIDCISCRYKIYICRSPSGQLDCGEYPVLAEEGGQAVLNCFLPWHRLLLGRPEYHYSWVPGVPATEKLIERDFKALVVTDDSSVVLNQLHVDEQGTYRCSLQDQSGTVFYQVTFLLAVCHLPDQTHRPMITLPSLPHGDNYSPFQPTAGLLVPAIVMVTVLSLAASVGLLVVLGMMMSQRRAAEEPSRRRKEGKNTHNTV, from the exons ATGCTGCTGGTGCTGGTGTCCCTGCTCTGCTGTGTCCCTGCAGCCAAGGCCTGTCTGCAGTGTGACCGCAGGATCAGGCTCCTACTCGAGGACTTTGTGCTGTCTGCTCCCACTGTGAACAACCAGATTGAAATGAAAAAGATTTGTGATCATGCATACGTGACCTACAGAGAGACCAGCTGGGAGCGAAAGGGAGTCATTG ATCCCACCACTCTGTACAGAGCCAGAACTGAGTACCAGAGTGAATTTGACCGCTTCTTGAAAACCAAGCACACTG gatcTGTAACATTTGAAGCCATTCAGATCCTGGAGAAGGGCAGGAAAATCCTAGAAAAACACTTGGACACATTTATTCGTGATG GTCTTTTGAAACAAAGAGTAATAGATTGCATCTCTTGTCGCTACAAGATATACATCTGTCGCTCTCCCTCTGGCCAGCTGGACTGCGGTG AGTACCCAGTGCTGGCTGAGGAGGGAGGCCAGGCAGTGTTGAACTGTTTCCTTCCATGGCATCGTCTTCTGTTGGGAAGACCAGAGTACCACTACTCCTGGGTCCCCGGCGTGCCAGCAACTGAAAAG ctgatCGAGCGTGACTTCAAAGCCTTGGTAGTGACAGATGACTCATCTGTTGTCTTAAATCAGCTGCATGTGGATGAACAAGGAACATATCGCTGCTCTCTGCAAGATCAAAGTGGAACCGTCTTCTACCAAGTCACTTTCCTACTCGCTG tctGCCATTTACCTGACCAAACACACCGACCCATGATCACTCTGCCCTCACTCCCCCACGGAGACAACTACTCACCTTTTCAACCTACTGCAGGCCTGCTGGTGCCAGCCATCGTCATGGTTACTGTTTTGAGTCTGGCAGCGAGCGTAGGCCTCCTAGTTGTCCTGGG AATGATGATGAGTCAGAGGAGAGCCGCTGAGGAGCCGAgcagaaggaggaaggagggaaaaaacacacataacacagtgtga
- the LOC120560362 gene encoding izumo sperm-egg fusion protein 1 isoform X5: protein MLLVLVSLLCCVPAAKACLQCDRRIRLLLEDFVLSAPTVNNQIEMKKICDHAYVTYRETSWERKGVIDPTTLYRARTEYQSEFDRFLKTKHTGSVTFEAIQILEKGRKILEKHLDTFIRDGLCPNKCGLLKQRVIDCISCRYKIYICRSPSGQLDCGEYPVLAEEGGQAVLNCFLPWHRLLLGRPEYHYSWVPGVPATEKLIERDFKALVVTDDSSVVLNQLHVDEQGTYRCSLQDQSGTVFYQVTFLLAGRVQLLDMTSQKNDQTI from the exons ATGCTGCTGGTGCTGGTGTCCCTGCTCTGCTGTGTCCCTGCAGCCAAGGCCTGTCTGCAGTGTGACCGCAGGATCAGGCTCCTACTCGAGGACTTTGTGCTGTCTGCTCCCACTGTGAACAACCAGATTGAAATGAAAAAGATTTGTGATCATGCATACGTGACCTACAGAGAGACCAGCTGGGAGCGAAAGGGAGTCATTG ATCCCACCACTCTGTACAGAGCCAGAACTGAGTACCAGAGTGAATTTGACCGCTTCTTGAAAACCAAGCACACTG gatcTGTAACATTTGAAGCCATTCAGATCCTGGAGAAGGGCAGGAAAATCCTAGAAAAACACTTGGACACATTTATTCGTGATG GATTGTGCCCCAACAAGTGTG GTCTTTTGAAACAAAGAGTAATAGATTGCATCTCTTGTCGCTACAAGATATACATCTGTCGCTCTCCCTCTGGCCAGCTGGACTGCGGTG AGTACCCAGTGCTGGCTGAGGAGGGAGGCCAGGCAGTGTTGAACTGTTTCCTTCCATGGCATCGTCTTCTGTTGGGAAGACCAGAGTACCACTACTCCTGGGTCCCCGGCGTGCCAGCAACTGAAAAG ctgatCGAGCGTGACTTCAAAGCCTTGGTAGTGACAGATGACTCATCTGTTGTCTTAAATCAGCTGCATGTGGATGAACAAGGAACATATCGCTGCTCTCTGCAAGATCAAAGTGGAACCGTCTTCTACCAAGTCACTTTCCTACTCGCTGGTAGAGTGCAGCTTTTAGACATGACATCACAGAAAAATGATCAGACAATTTAA
- the LOC120560360 gene encoding myogenesis-regulating glycosidase-like, with protein sequence MYHIVPVAPGEQQTAGGTGGSPLKKKLAREGRPLVMAGMLGCVLVLAAVVAWCYYSASLRKARLLKAELLDLNKDGFIIHNQTGAVIFSMSFRSGTLDLDSCSKEGNILSCTQSDSGKLNFFIQTVQTKDTVMCYRVRWEELQNKHSVEHAMAYNDSHWYGGAETATQYWPIRMQGEKEPQPFITSDVYLNRNAFGGILERYWLSSNATAIKINDSVPFHLGWSEKDRTLRFQARYQDSPFRPPEGQQALPELSYRVCVGSDVTSIHKYMVRRYFPKPIKVPSPEVFKQPLWSTWALHKTAVTQEKLLRYASDITKHGFTCSHLELDDRYTADYGEFDFDPQKFPNASGMFDKLREDGFQVSLWTHPFINYDSINFGVAVEKGLFVREPSGELPALVRWWNGIGGILDFTNPDAREWYSSHLSMIKTRYDVTSFKFGGGETSYLPRQFSTLVPLSDPSTFTRYYTEMAIPFSERAELRVGYQSQDISCFFRIIDRDSVWGYELGLKSIIPTVLTISILGYQFVLPDMIGGNAYPNRTAGGLNGKNVLPDRELYIRWLELSAFMPAMQFSIPPWAYDNEVVQIAQKFTELHETLVAPRVLELAGEVLKTGDPIIRPLWWIANVDEAAYKIDSQFLIGDDLMVAPVLEPGKQERDIYLPAGRWKSYKGEHFDKGPMYLTDYPVDLDEIAFFTRVY encoded by the exons ATGTATCATATTGTCCCGGTGGCTCCTGGGGAGCAGCAGACAGCCGGGGGAACTGGTGGTTCCCCACTGAAGAAGAAACTGGCTCGTGAAGGTCGGCCCCTGGTGATGGCAGGCATGTTAGGCTGTGTTTTGGTGCTGGCTGCAGTGGTTGCCTGGTGCTACTACTCCGCGTCTCTCCGTAAAGCCCGGTTGCTGAAGGCTGAGCTGTTGGACCTGAACAAGGACGGTTTTATTATTCATAACCAGACGGGGGCTGTCATCTTCAGTATGTCCTTTAG GTCTGGCACTCTGGATCTGGACTCCTGCTCAAAGGAGGGAAATATTCTGAGCTGCACTCAGTCAGATAGTGGCAAGCTCAACTTCTTCATCCAGACGGTTCAAACTAAAGACACCGTGATGTGTTACCGTGTTCGCTGGGAGGAGCTGCAAAATAAGCACTCAGTGGAGCACGCCATGGCCTATAACGACTCTCATTGGTATGGAGGGGCAGAGACGGCAACACAGTACTGGCCTATCAGGATGCAGGGCGAGAAGGAACCGCAGCCTTTCATCACCAGTGATGTCTACTTGAACCGGAATGCTTTTGGGGGAATCTTAGAACGCTATTGGCTGTCTTCAAATGCGACCGCCATAAAGATTAATGACTCGGTACCTTTTCATTTGGGCTGGTCAGAGAAGGACAGGACACTGAGGTTCCAGGCCCGATACCAGGACTCTCCCTTCAGACCCCCAGAGGGTCAGCAGGCCTTACCTGAACTCAGCtatagagtgtgtgtgggttCGGATGTTACCTCTATTCACAAATACATG GTGCGGCGGTATTTCCCAAAGCCTATCAAGGTCCCATCTCCTGAAGTGTTTAAGCAGCCATTGTGGTCCACATGGGCTCTCCACAAGACGGCTGTAACTCAGGAGAAGCTGCTGCGCTACGCCTCTGACATCACTAAGCATGGCTTCACATGCTCCCATCTGGAGCTGGACGACCGCTACACTGCTGACTATGGAGAGTTTGACTTTGACCCGCAAAAGTTCCCCAATGCTAGCGGTATGTTTGACAAACTCCGAGAAGACGGGTTTCAAGTGTCGCTCTGGACACATCCTTTTATCAACTATGACTCCATTAATTTTGGCGTTGCTGTGGAGAAAGGACTGTTTGTTCGGGAGCCGAGCGGTGAGCTGCCTGCTCTGGTTCGCTGGTGGAACGGCATTGGAGGAATCTTGGACTTTACCAACCCAGACGCCCGTGAGTGGTATTCCTCACATCTGAGTATGATCAAAACCCGCTATGACGTGACGTCCTTCAAGTTTGGTGGAGGAGAGACAAGCTATCTCCCACGCCAGTTTAGCACCCTGGTCCCACTGTCTGACCCCTCCACCTTCACCCGCTACTACACAGAGATGGCCATCCCGTTCAGTGAGCGTGCAGAGCTGAGGGTGGGTTACCAGAGTCAGGACATCTCCTGCTTCTTCAGGATCATTGACAGAGACTCTGTGTGGGGTTATGAGCTCGGCCTCAAGTCCATCATCCCGACCGTTCTGACGATTAGCATTCTGGGCTACCAGTTTGTCTTACCCGATATGATAGGAGGGAATGCATACCCCAACCGCACTGCAG GTGGTTTAAATGGCAAAAATGTTCTGCCGGACAGAGAGCTGTACATCCGATGGTTGGAGCTGTCTGCTTTCATGCCTGCCATGCAGTTCTCTATACCACCGTGGGCCTATGACAATGAG GTGGTACAGATAGCGCAGAAGTTCACAGAGCTCCATGAAACTCTGGTGGCGCCAAGAGTTCTCGAACTTGCAGGCGAGGTTCTTAAAACAGGAGACCCGATCATAAGACCCCTCTGGTGGATCGCCAACGTTGACGAGGCAGCCTACAAGATCGACTCCCAGTTCCTGATCGGGGATGATCTGATGGTGGCTCCGGTGTTGGAGCCAGGAAAGCAGGAGAGGGACATCTACCTGCCTGCAGGACGATGGAAAAGCTACAAGGGGGAACATTTTGATAAAGGCCCAATGTACCTCACTGACTACCCTGTGGACCTGGACGAGATAGCTTTCTTTACAAGGGTTTACTGA
- the LOC120560362 gene encoding izumo sperm-egg fusion protein 1 isoform X1: MLLVLVSLLCCVPAAKACLQCDRRIRLLLEDFVLSAPTVNNQIEMKKICDHAYVTYRETSWERKGVIDPTTLYRARTEYQSEFDRFLKTKHTGSVTFEAIQILEKGRKILEKHLDTFIRDGLCPNKCGLLKQRVIDCISCRYKIYICRSPSGQLDCGEYPVLAEEGGQAVLNCFLPWHRLLLGRPEYHYSWVPGVPATEKLIERDFKALVVTDDSSVVLNQLHVDEQGTYRCSLQDQSGTVFYQVTFLLAVCHLPDQTHRPMITLPSLPHGDNYSPFQPTAGLLVPAIVMVTVLSLAASVGLLVVLGMMMSQRRAAEEPSRRRKEGKNTHNTV; this comes from the exons ATGCTGCTGGTGCTGGTGTCCCTGCTCTGCTGTGTCCCTGCAGCCAAGGCCTGTCTGCAGTGTGACCGCAGGATCAGGCTCCTACTCGAGGACTTTGTGCTGTCTGCTCCCACTGTGAACAACCAGATTGAAATGAAAAAGATTTGTGATCATGCATACGTGACCTACAGAGAGACCAGCTGGGAGCGAAAGGGAGTCATTG ATCCCACCACTCTGTACAGAGCCAGAACTGAGTACCAGAGTGAATTTGACCGCTTCTTGAAAACCAAGCACACTG gatcTGTAACATTTGAAGCCATTCAGATCCTGGAGAAGGGCAGGAAAATCCTAGAAAAACACTTGGACACATTTATTCGTGATG GATTGTGCCCCAACAAGTGTG GTCTTTTGAAACAAAGAGTAATAGATTGCATCTCTTGTCGCTACAAGATATACATCTGTCGCTCTCCCTCTGGCCAGCTGGACTGCGGTG AGTACCCAGTGCTGGCTGAGGAGGGAGGCCAGGCAGTGTTGAACTGTTTCCTTCCATGGCATCGTCTTCTGTTGGGAAGACCAGAGTACCACTACTCCTGGGTCCCCGGCGTGCCAGCAACTGAAAAG ctgatCGAGCGTGACTTCAAAGCCTTGGTAGTGACAGATGACTCATCTGTTGTCTTAAATCAGCTGCATGTGGATGAACAAGGAACATATCGCTGCTCTCTGCAAGATCAAAGTGGAACCGTCTTCTACCAAGTCACTTTCCTACTCGCTG tctGCCATTTACCTGACCAAACACACCGACCCATGATCACTCTGCCCTCACTCCCCCACGGAGACAACTACTCACCTTTTCAACCTACTGCAGGCCTGCTGGTGCCAGCCATCGTCATGGTTACTGTTTTGAGTCTGGCAGCGAGCGTAGGCCTCCTAGTTGTCCTGGG AATGATGATGAGTCAGAGGAGAGCCGCTGAGGAGCCGAgcagaaggaggaaggagggaaaaaacacacataacacagtgtga
- the LOC120560362 gene encoding izumo sperm-egg fusion protein 1 isoform X4 — MLLVLVSLLCCVPAAKACLQCDRRIRLLLEDFVLSAPTVNNQIEMKKICDHAYVTYRETSWERKGVIDPTTLYRARTEYQSEFDRFLKTKHTGLLKQRVIDCISCRYKIYICRSPSGQLDCGEYPVLAEEGGQAVLNCFLPWHRLLLGRPEYHYSWVPGVPATEKLIERDFKALVVTDDSSVVLNQLHVDEQGTYRCSLQDQSGTVFYQVTFLLAVCHLPDQTHRPMITLPSLPHGDNYSPFQPTAGLLVPAIVMVTVLSLAASVGLLVVLGMMMSQRRAAEEPSRRRKEGKNTHNTV; from the exons ATGCTGCTGGTGCTGGTGTCCCTGCTCTGCTGTGTCCCTGCAGCCAAGGCCTGTCTGCAGTGTGACCGCAGGATCAGGCTCCTACTCGAGGACTTTGTGCTGTCTGCTCCCACTGTGAACAACCAGATTGAAATGAAAAAGATTTGTGATCATGCATACGTGACCTACAGAGAGACCAGCTGGGAGCGAAAGGGAGTCATTG ATCCCACCACTCTGTACAGAGCCAGAACTGAGTACCAGAGTGAATTTGACCGCTTCTTGAAAACCAAGCACACTG GTCTTTTGAAACAAAGAGTAATAGATTGCATCTCTTGTCGCTACAAGATATACATCTGTCGCTCTCCCTCTGGCCAGCTGGACTGCGGTG AGTACCCAGTGCTGGCTGAGGAGGGAGGCCAGGCAGTGTTGAACTGTTTCCTTCCATGGCATCGTCTTCTGTTGGGAAGACCAGAGTACCACTACTCCTGGGTCCCCGGCGTGCCAGCAACTGAAAAG ctgatCGAGCGTGACTTCAAAGCCTTGGTAGTGACAGATGACTCATCTGTTGTCTTAAATCAGCTGCATGTGGATGAACAAGGAACATATCGCTGCTCTCTGCAAGATCAAAGTGGAACCGTCTTCTACCAAGTCACTTTCCTACTCGCTG tctGCCATTTACCTGACCAAACACACCGACCCATGATCACTCTGCCCTCACTCCCCCACGGAGACAACTACTCACCTTTTCAACCTACTGCAGGCCTGCTGGTGCCAGCCATCGTCATGGTTACTGTTTTGAGTCTGGCAGCGAGCGTAGGCCTCCTAGTTGTCCTGGG AATGATGATGAGTCAGAGGAGAGCCGCTGAGGAGCCGAgcagaaggaggaaggagggaaaaaacacacataacacagtgtga